From one Streptomyces sp. N50 genomic stretch:
- a CDS encoding PLP-dependent aminotransferase family protein produces MKDGIDALRLTAEAGGGPVEPFGTAGRISAMDKLASSLRDILGHSARADVISFAGGMPASELFDAEGIAAAYSRALRSPRQVLQYSTTEGDPRLRAAIALRLSARGLETTRDQLVITTGAQQALALLSAALLVPGDAVLVEEPTYLLALQCFACADAEVIPVPCDRGGVIPEALEEAVARHRPKLLYLIPEFHNPTARSMPAERRREVAACAERHGLWIAEDDPYGELRFAGRPEPWIASMPECHDRTVLLGSLSKTMAPGLRLGWLRAPAALRQACVTVKGAMDVHSSTIDQAAAAAYLDSADVDGHLARVCSSYRERCEALLTGLAEALPVGSEWVRPAGGMFVWARLPEGHDAADLLRHATERGVVFVPGAPFFSGPPDHTTLRLSFPTHTPGEITEGVHRLGRAVADMSGTRT; encoded by the coding sequence ATGAAGGACGGAATCGACGCCTTACGACTCACAGCGGAAGCAGGTGGAGGCCCGGTCGAGCCCTTCGGCACAGCCGGCCGCATCTCGGCGATGGACAAACTGGCCTCATCCCTCCGCGACATACTGGGCCACAGCGCCCGCGCGGACGTGATCTCCTTCGCCGGGGGAATGCCCGCCAGCGAGTTGTTCGACGCGGAAGGCATCGCTGCGGCATACAGCCGTGCGCTGCGGTCCCCCCGCCAGGTTCTGCAGTATTCGACCACCGAGGGCGATCCTCGGCTCCGTGCGGCGATCGCGCTCCGACTGAGCGCGCGCGGGTTGGAGACCACCCGGGACCAGCTGGTGATCACCACGGGGGCACAGCAGGCGCTGGCGTTGCTCAGCGCCGCGCTGCTCGTTCCCGGTGACGCGGTCCTCGTCGAGGAGCCCACCTATCTGCTCGCGCTGCAGTGCTTCGCCTGCGCGGATGCCGAGGTGATTCCCGTGCCCTGCGATCGCGGGGGCGTGATCCCGGAGGCATTGGAAGAGGCCGTTGCCCGCCATCGGCCCAAACTGCTGTATCTCATACCGGAATTCCACAATCCGACGGCGCGCAGCATGCCTGCCGAACGCCGCCGGGAGGTGGCGGCCTGCGCGGAACGGCACGGCTTGTGGATCGCCGAGGACGATCCCTACGGCGAACTGCGTTTCGCGGGCCGGCCGGAGCCCTGGATCGCGTCGATGCCGGAGTGCCACGATCGCACGGTGCTCCTCGGCAGCCTGTCCAAGACCATGGCACCGGGGCTGCGGCTGGGCTGGCTCAGGGCTCCTGCCGCGCTACGCCAGGCATGCGTCACGGTCAAAGGGGCCATGGACGTCCATTCGTCCACCATCGATCAGGCAGCGGCCGCCGCGTACCTGGACTCGGCCGACGTCGACGGCCACCTCGCACGCGTGTGCTCCAGCTACCGGGAACGCTGCGAGGCGCTGCTCACGGGCCTGGCAGAGGCCCTGCCTGTCGGCAGTGAGTGGGTACGCCCCGCCGGCGGAATGTTCGTCTGGGCCCGGCTCCCCGAAGGACACGACGCCGCGGACCTGCTGCGCCACGCGACTGAGAGGGGGGTCGTCTTCGTTCCGGGAGCGCCCTTCTTCTCCGGGCCTCCGGACCACACGACGCTGCGGCTGTCCTTCCCGACCCATACCCCTGGGGAGATCACCGAGGGGGTGCACAGGCTCGGCCGGGCGGTAGCGGACATGTCCGGCACCCGAACGTGA
- a CDS encoding amidase, with amino-acid sequence MSSLSAPDAARLAAIAEHFHFGLSAEELAEFAPAVAGSLAASEAVERLYERTAPTAPDRAWTSPAPDENRLGAWYVKTSVTESSEGQLAGRTVAVKDNIAVAGVPMMNGSRTVEGFVPRQDATVVRRLLDAGATIAGKSVCEDLCFSGASFTSHPAPVRNPWDESRNTGGSSSGSAALVATGEVDLALGGDQGGSIRMPAAFCGIVGHKPTHGLVPYTGAFPIERTIDHVGPMTRTVTDAATMLGVLAGPDGFDPRQPDAIAPVDYLAALAEPASGLRVGVVTEGFGTPVSDPGVDEVVHAAIDVLASAGLTVEKVSIPWHLDALHVWNVIATEGAAYQMLDGNAYGMNADDFYDPELIAHYAQGRVDRGATLSRTVKLVGLSGRYTFEAGGGKYYGMARRLLPQVRAAYDAALDRYDVLVMPTVPYTAKEIPPADVSLADYLHLALSMVGNTAPFDATGHPSCSVPTDLVDGLPAGLMITGRRFDDSTVLRVAHTYERAVGGFRTP; translated from the coding sequence TTGTCATCACTCTCCGCACCCGACGCCGCCCGCCTCGCGGCGATCGCCGAGCACTTCCACTTCGGCCTGTCCGCCGAGGAGTTGGCGGAGTTCGCGCCCGCGGTGGCAGGCTCCCTCGCCGCCTCGGAGGCGGTCGAGCGGCTCTACGAACGCACGGCTCCCACAGCCCCGGACCGCGCCTGGACGTCACCCGCTCCGGACGAGAACCGGCTCGGCGCCTGGTACGTGAAGACCTCGGTCACCGAGTCGTCCGAGGGTCAACTGGCGGGCCGTACAGTCGCGGTGAAGGACAACATCGCTGTCGCAGGCGTACCGATGATGAACGGTTCGCGCACGGTCGAGGGCTTCGTCCCGCGCCAAGACGCCACCGTCGTACGGCGGTTGCTCGACGCGGGCGCGACGATCGCGGGCAAGTCCGTGTGCGAGGACCTGTGTTTCTCCGGCGCCAGTTTCACCTCGCACCCGGCGCCGGTGCGCAACCCCTGGGACGAGAGCCGGAACACGGGAGGTTCGTCCAGCGGCAGTGCCGCGCTCGTGGCGACCGGGGAGGTCGACCTCGCCCTCGGCGGCGACCAGGGCGGCTCGATCCGGATGCCGGCCGCGTTCTGCGGCATCGTGGGACACAAGCCGACCCACGGCCTGGTGCCCTACACCGGCGCCTTCCCCATCGAGCGGACCATCGACCACGTGGGCCCGATGACCCGCACCGTCACCGACGCGGCCACGATGCTCGGCGTACTGGCCGGCCCCGACGGCTTCGACCCGCGCCAGCCCGACGCGATCGCCCCGGTGGACTACCTGGCCGCGCTCGCCGAACCCGCCTCTGGTCTGCGCGTCGGAGTCGTCACGGAGGGCTTCGGCACGCCGGTGTCGGATCCCGGCGTCGACGAGGTCGTCCACGCCGCGATCGATGTGCTGGCCTCGGCCGGACTCACGGTGGAGAAGGTGTCGATCCCCTGGCACCTGGACGCCCTCCACGTGTGGAACGTGATCGCGACCGAGGGCGCCGCATATCAGATGCTCGACGGCAACGCCTACGGCATGAACGCCGACGACTTCTACGACCCGGAGCTGATCGCCCACTACGCGCAGGGGCGCGTCGACCGGGGAGCCACCCTCTCCAGGACCGTCAAACTCGTCGGCCTGTCCGGCCGTTACACCTTCGAGGCCGGGGGCGGTAAGTACTACGGCATGGCCCGCCGCCTCCTGCCGCAGGTCCGCGCGGCCTACGACGCGGCACTGGACCGGTACGACGTGCTGGTCATGCCCACGGTCCCCTACACGGCCAAGGAGATCCCACCGGCCGACGTCTCCCTGGCCGACTACCTCCACCTCGCCCTGTCGATGGTCGGCAACACCGCACCCTTCGACGCGACCGGCCACCCCTCATGCAGCGTCCCCACCGACCTGGTCGACGGCCTCCCGGCGGGCTTGATGATCACCGGCAGGCGCTTCGACGACAGCACCGTGCTGCGCGTCGCGCACACCTACGAACGGGCGGTAGGCGGGTTCCGCACACCCTAG
- a CDS encoding MFS transporter, whose product MHETESAGSLWRHRDFMLLWGGQSISLIGAQVTVLALPLLATLTLHASTFQVALLTSFSTLPWLLFSLPAGVIVDRSRKRNVMLWCDLLRFAVLCTVPLAAALDVLSLVQLYSVALVSGTLAVLFNSAYLSFPGFLLTKSQLVDANGKVSTASAAAGVVGPSTAGFLVALVGAAAAVTADAVSFLVSAAGLLLVRFREVRPAPKPKDERGFRRELSAGLRIIVADRILTFITISNSLGNFLLAAINSVWVLYAVRELHWSAQTIGLIGGISAVGGVIGSLIAKPLIKRYGLVRVLLFSPVPFAPGQIAAGYVLPGLYGQIVLTVGFAVTLASALTYNIAQRSYRMASCPPGMLGRLNATASWLQWGLRPLAGVAGGALGTLLGLRPTVLLFAWLLPLVAVILWLSPLRRNRAAGQNPAAPVPAAAGARSVIADEPLHPVTDKAAQAPRHGRSGERPQPHRHGPET is encoded by the coding sequence ATGCACGAAACGGAGTCGGCCGGCTCGCTCTGGCGTCACCGGGACTTCATGCTCCTCTGGGGTGGACAGTCCATCAGCCTGATCGGTGCTCAGGTCACCGTGCTGGCACTGCCGCTGCTCGCCACCCTCACCCTGCACGCGTCAACGTTCCAAGTGGCGTTGTTGACGTCGTTCAGCACCTTGCCGTGGTTACTTTTCTCCTTGCCCGCCGGGGTGATTGTCGACCGCTCCCGCAAGAGAAACGTGATGCTGTGGTGCGACCTGCTCCGGTTCGCCGTGCTGTGCACCGTGCCGCTCGCGGCGGCACTCGATGTCCTGTCGCTGGTTCAGCTCTACTCCGTGGCACTCGTCTCCGGAACCCTGGCAGTGCTTTTCAACAGCGCTTACCTGAGTTTTCCCGGATTTCTCCTGACGAAGTCTCAACTCGTCGATGCCAATGGAAAGGTCAGCACCGCGTCCGCGGCCGCAGGTGTGGTGGGACCGAGTACCGCGGGTTTCCTGGTCGCTCTCGTGGGCGCGGCCGCCGCCGTGACCGCCGACGCGGTCTCGTTTCTCGTCAGCGCGGCCGGTCTGCTGCTGGTCCGATTCCGCGAGGTGCGGCCCGCACCGAAACCCAAGGACGAGCGAGGGTTTCGGCGGGAACTGTCCGCAGGGCTGCGCATCATCGTGGCCGACAGGATTCTGACCTTCATCACGATCTCGAACAGTCTGGGCAACTTCCTGCTCGCCGCCATCAACTCCGTATGGGTGTTGTACGCGGTCCGTGAACTGCACTGGTCCGCGCAGACCATCGGTCTCATCGGGGGCATCAGTGCGGTGGGCGGCGTGATCGGCAGCCTGATCGCCAAACCCCTGATCAAGCGCTACGGACTCGTCCGCGTGCTGCTCTTCAGCCCCGTCCCCTTCGCCCCCGGGCAGATCGCCGCCGGGTACGTGCTCCCGGGCCTCTACGGACAGATCGTGCTGACCGTCGGGTTCGCCGTGACGCTCGCCTCAGCCCTCACGTACAACATCGCTCAGCGCTCCTACCGCATGGCGTCGTGCCCGCCCGGCATGCTGGGCCGGCTGAACGCGACGGCCAGCTGGCTGCAATGGGGTCTGCGGCCACTCGCCGGCGTCGCGGGCGGAGCCCTGGGGACACTGCTCGGGCTGCGTCCTACGGTTCTTCTCTTCGCCTGGCTTCTGCCCCTGGTCGCGGTGATTCTGTGGCTGTCGCCTCTGCGGAGGAACCGCGCAGCCGGGCAGAACCCTGCCGCGCCGGTACCGGCTGCTGCCGGGGCACGTTCGGTAATCGCCGATGAGCCGCTTCACCCCGTAACCGATAAAGCCGCTCAGGCGCCCCGACATGGCCGTAGCGGTGAGCGACCTCAGCCACACCGGCATGGGCCAGAAACCTGA
- a CDS encoding substrate-binding protein: protein MAALLLPAEEWTDASPAATFGLFGAGTGAGWVFDAVCDRVAAGAVVRMGAPLGGPVSDMVEIIGRISEVRPPSPARGKARGHAGQGGRIEIVHDQPWRGRIKLRFDADRGGTRVRLFAELDEAGLEWLMRRRGLPAGRGSAPNPNARLGLLNSKSGLGSMFGAATDHMAMLAVEEINGEGGVRGRPVELVVGDDASDPAVGVAEARRLVRAGCRTILVATTSATYFAVSRALAGTEVLLIQPHMNEGGGTGPLRVQLGEHHEDQLAAAVRPLMRAAGGKRWFLAGNDYCWPRSTHAAARRILPRSGARVVGERYAALGTRDFTQVIDAVTASGADIVLSTFVGADAAAFERQCHAAGLREQCLTLAPAMDESTLEHVGAAAAPGLYAVSGYVEQLASPGNAVLLHRYREVYGRWAPPLSTLSESVFEAAHIWWSAARRVGADEPRRIAEAMRPGSFQLPRGTVTLDDSGGVAQSLFVTEATATGLRPVSL from the coding sequence ATGGCCGCACTCCTGCTGCCCGCCGAGGAATGGACCGACGCATCGCCGGCCGCGACGTTCGGCCTGTTCGGCGCGGGCACAGGTGCGGGGTGGGTCTTCGACGCCGTGTGTGACCGGGTCGCGGCGGGCGCGGTGGTGCGGATGGGCGCTCCGCTCGGCGGCCCGGTCTCCGACATGGTGGAGATCATCGGCCGGATCAGTGAAGTACGGCCGCCGTCGCCCGCACGCGGGAAGGCACGCGGCCACGCGGGACAGGGCGGCCGTATCGAGATCGTGCACGACCAGCCCTGGCGGGGCCGGATCAAGCTGCGTTTCGACGCCGACCGGGGTGGGACACGGGTCCGGCTGTTCGCCGAGCTCGACGAGGCCGGGCTGGAGTGGCTGATGCGCCGCCGGGGTCTGCCGGCCGGTCGCGGGTCCGCGCCGAATCCGAACGCGCGGCTCGGTCTGCTGAACAGCAAGTCGGGCCTGGGGAGCATGTTCGGGGCCGCGACGGACCACATGGCCATGCTCGCCGTCGAGGAGATCAACGGGGAGGGCGGGGTGCGCGGCCGCCCTGTGGAGCTGGTGGTCGGGGACGACGCCTCGGACCCGGCGGTCGGCGTCGCCGAGGCGCGGCGACTGGTCCGGGCGGGCTGCCGGACGATCCTCGTCGCCACGACCTCCGCCACCTACTTCGCGGTCTCGCGGGCGCTCGCCGGAACCGAAGTGCTCCTGATCCAGCCCCACATGAACGAGGGCGGCGGCACCGGCCCGCTGCGCGTCCAGCTCGGCGAGCACCACGAGGACCAACTGGCGGCGGCGGTACGGCCGTTGATGCGGGCGGCCGGCGGAAAGCGCTGGTTCCTGGCCGGCAACGACTACTGCTGGCCGCGCAGTACGCACGCGGCCGCCCGCCGGATCCTGCCGCGATCGGGCGCGCGGGTGGTGGGGGAGCGGTACGCCGCCCTGGGCACCCGCGACTTCACCCAGGTCATCGACGCGGTGACGGCTTCGGGCGCGGACATCGTGCTGTCCACGTTCGTGGGCGCGGACGCCGCCGCGTTCGAGCGGCAGTGCCACGCGGCGGGCCTGCGCGAGCAGTGCCTCACCCTCGCGCCGGCCATGGACGAGTCCACCCTGGAGCACGTCGGAGCCGCCGCCGCGCCCGGCCTGTACGCCGTCTCCGGCTACGTCGAGCAACTCGCGTCGCCCGGCAACGCCGTACTGCTGCACCGCTACCGGGAGGTGTACGGCCGCTGGGCGCCGCCGCTGTCGACCCTGAGCGAGTCGGTCTTCGAGGCGGCGCACATCTGGTGGTCCGCCGCGCGCCGGGTCGGCGCGGACGAACCGCGACGGATAGCCGAGGCGATGCGCCCCGGCAGCTTCCAACTCCCGCGCGGAACAGTCACGTTGGACGACAGCGGCGGGGTCGCCCAGAGCCTCTTCGTCACCGAGGCGACCGCCACCGGACTGCGACCGGTCTCGCTGTAG
- a CDS encoding ArsR/SmtB family transcription factor, producing the protein MPADLAFDALADPVRRQILGVLAEREECTVGELAERITSIGRTGVSSHLRVLRAAGLVTERKAGRFRHYSIDPAGPARDVIATLQALFQGALADAGRAATATEAAATDPDVQDSRSA; encoded by the coding sequence GTGCCCGCAGACCTGGCGTTCGACGCGCTCGCCGACCCCGTACGCCGCCAGATCCTGGGCGTGCTGGCCGAGCGCGAGGAGTGCACCGTGGGGGAGCTGGCGGAGCGGATCACCAGCATCGGCCGCACCGGAGTCTCCAGCCATCTGCGTGTCCTGCGCGCCGCCGGGCTGGTGACCGAGCGGAAGGCGGGCCGGTTCCGGCACTACTCGATCGACCCGGCCGGCCCCGCGCGTGACGTCATCGCGACGCTGCAGGCGCTGTTCCAAGGGGCGCTCGCGGACGCGGGGCGCGCCGCCACCGCGACGGAGGCCGCGGCCACCGACCCGGACGTCCAGGACAGCCGGTCCGCCTGA
- a CDS encoding TauD/TfdA family dioxygenase, which translates to MAVLHELASEVAGLVPGAPDRVGNVLDEVPAGLRRPLAALAEPDEAPFHCLVDVSEHEPLTALPPTPTADSPAPGGHWSAGLLLLVAELLGDLVGYADENDGALIHEVSPEPGMEEYIQNVGSSSLGLHTENVHHPLRPDFVSLLCLRQDPDDAAALRISSARDAVRHLTPGTLDVLREPLFRSLYPTSFGLDAEGRRPVSAPHPVLAGAPDAPTVRYNTHNTTAVTGHAARALASFGDALDRASRRIRLRPGQLAVLDNRSVVHGRTAFTPRYDGRDRWLRRCYALSGVPRGLSGLMPRPRVIPRLPSLLKSLDGLGPEPGTTPRPGPEGGPR; encoded by the coding sequence ATGGCGGTGCTGCACGAACTGGCATCGGAGGTCGCCGGACTCGTGCCAGGTGCCCCGGACCGGGTGGGGAACGTACTGGACGAGGTACCCGCCGGACTGCGTCGGCCGCTGGCCGCCCTCGCCGAGCCCGACGAAGCGCCGTTCCACTGTCTTGTCGACGTGTCCGAACACGAGCCGCTCACAGCCCTGCCCCCCACCCCGACGGCGGACAGCCCGGCGCCCGGCGGCCACTGGTCCGCGGGCCTTCTGCTCCTGGTCGCCGAGCTCCTCGGCGACCTCGTGGGCTACGCGGACGAGAACGACGGCGCGCTGATCCACGAGGTCTCGCCGGAACCCGGCATGGAGGAGTACATCCAGAACGTCGGCTCCTCATCTCTGGGACTGCACACGGAGAACGTCCACCATCCGCTGCGGCCGGACTTCGTGAGCCTGTTGTGCCTGCGCCAAGACCCGGACGACGCGGCGGCGCTGCGGATCTCGTCCGCGCGCGACGCCGTACGGCACCTGACGCCCGGAACGCTCGACGTCCTGCGTGAGCCGCTGTTCCGCAGTCTCTACCCCACGTCGTTCGGACTGGACGCCGAGGGGCGACGGCCGGTCTCCGCCCCGCACCCGGTACTCGCCGGCGCGCCGGACGCACCCACCGTCCGCTACAACACGCACAACACCACCGCGGTCACCGGGCACGCCGCCCGCGCACTGGCCTCGTTCGGCGACGCACTGGACCGGGCCTCACGGCGGATACGGCTTCGGCCGGGGCAGCTCGCCGTCCTGGACAACCGGTCCGTCGTCCACGGCCGCACCGCGTTCACGCCCCGCTACGACGGCCGGGACCGCTGGCTGCGCCGGTGCTACGCACTGAGCGGCGTGCCGCGCGGGCTCTCCGGGCTGATGCCCCGGCCCCGGGTGATTCCCCGGCTTCCCTCGCTGTTGAAGTCCCTCGACGGGCTCGGACCGGAGCCCGGAACGACGCCCCGGCCGGGTCCCGAGGGCGGCCCCCGATGA
- a CDS encoding SMI1/KNR4 family protein → MTDPTVFDWRSFLLKWSGEWADSLPGGETRGEGDEAARRARWLGFPAASEERIAAMEERLGRHMPPSYREFLKVSDGWRHAGGFVRLLAGAEDAHWHNNESGLADIFEEYLDEDAGPEERREADLWRRGLQLDVESDITHVLLDPEDVDEDGEWAVYTWSSWRAEAPARHADFTAFMRDMHREFHSLQARRSDGGPVFANDTTRKLDAQVEEARLEALRGGWEEAVKALDEAKGYSRARAAGLGDQIRRLLGQTYMVYFDGLVTDPRYAPDLLPPLVAEHARHSYRDDSTLTFHLPGADDDLVALAFATLDQVRDGTYRYTAAGPYGEAVERARESARWGDTDGAWRALMNALPLWQPLGPDHLAPLGWVADPLLGPLLTPERGRELLSTPRGGQSGETPRPTADLDPGDLAWLAEPYRGNNRASYRFVLLEGTEPEELPGRLTDGDTGEDGTVLNEPMTFWEALQRSRHSRREFSSYDDRALMVVGRAGTGWSFAFDGEPAPFTPQRFLSPAATAGTGTRAVVVWSGLRAPHGKPFFHLSVAQDGAEQYAFTYADGEIRRSGDIPQALDPSRFFDDLEDSARAERPLLEAVAEQFGASLPRHAIVNGRLHTFTTRSWTRPPRQGETYMVVRLEPTATRPADDRYT, encoded by the coding sequence ATGACGGATCCCACGGTGTTCGACTGGCGGTCCTTCCTGCTCAAGTGGAGCGGGGAGTGGGCGGATTCCCTCCCGGGCGGCGAGACGCGGGGCGAGGGCGACGAGGCCGCGCGACGGGCGCGCTGGCTGGGTTTCCCGGCCGCGTCGGAGGAGCGGATCGCGGCCATGGAGGAGCGCCTCGGCCGGCACATGCCCCCGTCGTACCGGGAGTTCCTCAAGGTCAGCGACGGGTGGCGGCACGCGGGCGGGTTCGTAAGGCTGCTGGCGGGGGCCGAGGACGCGCACTGGCACAACAACGAGTCAGGGCTCGCGGACATCTTCGAGGAGTACCTGGACGAGGACGCGGGGCCCGAGGAGCGGCGGGAGGCGGACCTCTGGCGGCGTGGGCTGCAACTGGACGTCGAGTCCGACATCACGCACGTCCTCCTTGATCCCGAGGACGTGGACGAGGACGGCGAGTGGGCCGTGTACACGTGGTCGAGCTGGCGGGCCGAGGCGCCCGCGCGGCACGCTGACTTCACCGCGTTCATGCGGGACATGCACCGCGAGTTCCACAGCCTTCAGGCGCGCCGGAGCGACGGTGGGCCGGTGTTCGCCAACGACACGACGCGAAAGCTGGACGCCCAGGTGGAGGAGGCCCGGCTGGAGGCGCTGCGCGGCGGCTGGGAGGAGGCCGTGAAGGCGCTGGACGAGGCCAAGGGATACAGCAGGGCGCGGGCCGCCGGGCTGGGGGACCAGATACGCCGACTGCTCGGGCAGACCTACATGGTGTACTTCGACGGCCTGGTGACGGACCCTCGGTACGCGCCCGATCTGCTGCCGCCGCTGGTCGCCGAGCACGCGAGGCACTCGTACCGGGACGACTCCACGCTGACGTTCCATCTGCCGGGCGCCGACGACGACCTGGTGGCACTGGCCTTCGCGACGCTGGATCAGGTGAGGGACGGCACGTACCGGTACACGGCGGCCGGGCCGTACGGCGAAGCGGTCGAGCGGGCGCGGGAGTCGGCGCGCTGGGGAGACACCGACGGGGCATGGCGGGCGCTGATGAACGCCCTTCCCCTCTGGCAGCCGCTGGGCCCGGACCATCTGGCGCCGCTGGGGTGGGTGGCCGACCCGTTGCTCGGACCGCTGCTGACCCCGGAGCGGGGCCGCGAGCTGCTGTCCACCCCGAGGGGCGGGCAGTCCGGTGAGACACCGAGGCCTACGGCCGACCTCGACCCGGGTGACCTGGCGTGGCTCGCGGAGCCGTACCGGGGCAACAACCGCGCGTCGTACCGGTTCGTCCTGCTCGAAGGCACGGAGCCGGAGGAGTTGCCCGGCCGTCTCACGGACGGCGACACGGGCGAGGACGGCACCGTGCTGAACGAACCCATGACCTTCTGGGAGGCGCTCCAGAGATCGCGGCACAGCCGGAGGGAGTTCTCGTCCTACGACGACAGGGCACTCATGGTGGTCGGCCGGGCCGGCACCGGCTGGAGCTTCGCCTTCGACGGCGAGCCCGCCCCGTTCACCCCGCAGCGCTTCCTCTCCCCCGCCGCGACCGCCGGCACGGGCACCCGCGCGGTGGTGGTGTGGAGCGGCTTGAGGGCACCGCACGGGAAGCCGTTCTTCCACCTCTCGGTGGCACAAGACGGTGCCGAGCAGTACGCGTTCACGTACGCGGACGGAGAGATCCGGCGGAGCGGGGACATACCGCAGGCGCTGGATCCGAGCCGGTTCTTCGACGACCTGGAGGACAGCGCCCGAGCAGAACGGCCGCTGCTGGAGGCGGTGGCGGAGCAGTTCGGTGCGTCTCTGCCTCGTCATGCCATCGTGAACGGGCGGCTGCACACCTTCACCACCCGCTCCTGGACCCGCCCGCCAAGGCAGGGCGAGACGTACATGGTGGTCCGCCTGGAGCCGACAGCCACGCGCCCGGCAGACGATCGGTACACCTAG
- a CDS encoding phytanoyl-CoA dioxygenase family protein gives MLSEHEKFLFDVNGYLVVEDILEAGHLKELNDAFDQAGDRVGQLGFSLAEKAERFQGEHRRDEFNEPFDWPKPACLAFRKLLSLPASVELMLELIGDGFRYDTMKGTIMKPGTEGYRLHGAGGIPGDLRFYRVSDGRMSSGLMNISFALTDVNPGDGGFGCIPGSHKANFRCPVEIRRMEAYAEHVRQVPVRAGSAVVFTETLVHGTLPWTGASERRTVFARYSPGAMMFRPSALPVGYEDFAHELTPLQRAIFEPPYYLNRPKISELLAEESRTRVADSAPGTRPGDTPGA, from the coding sequence GTGCTGTCCGAGCATGAGAAATTCCTTTTCGATGTCAACGGCTATCTGGTGGTGGAGGACATACTCGAAGCGGGCCACCTGAAAGAACTCAACGACGCGTTCGACCAGGCCGGCGACAGGGTGGGCCAGCTCGGGTTCTCACTCGCGGAGAAGGCGGAGCGGTTCCAGGGCGAACACCGCCGTGACGAGTTCAACGAGCCGTTCGACTGGCCCAAGCCCGCCTGCCTGGCCTTCCGCAAGCTGCTGTCCTTGCCGGCGTCGGTGGAGCTGATGCTCGAACTCATCGGCGACGGCTTCCGCTACGACACCATGAAGGGCACGATCATGAAGCCCGGCACGGAGGGCTACCGGCTGCACGGCGCCGGCGGCATTCCGGGCGACCTGCGCTTCTACCGGGTCAGCGACGGCAGGATGTCCAGCGGCCTGATGAACATCTCCTTCGCCCTCACCGACGTCAACCCCGGGGACGGGGGCTTCGGCTGCATCCCCGGCAGTCACAAGGCGAACTTCCGCTGCCCCGTGGAAATACGGCGCATGGAGGCGTACGCCGAGCACGTGCGTCAGGTCCCCGTACGGGCCGGGTCGGCCGTGGTCTTCACCGAGACCCTCGTGCACGGGACCCTGCCCTGGACCGGGGCGTCGGAGCGCCGCACGGTCTTCGCCCGCTACAGCCCGGGCGCCATGATGTTCCGGCCCAGCGCCCTACCGGTCGGCTACGAGGACTTCGCCCACGAGCTGACACCGCTTCAGCGTGCGATCTTCGAACCGCCCTACTACCTCAACCGCCCGAAGATCTCAGAGCTGTTGGCAGAGGAGTCGAGGACGCGCGTGGCGGACTCCGCGCCCGGGACGAGGCCCGGCGACACACCCGGGGCGTGA
- a CDS encoding alpha/beta hydrolase, protein MTRGGLRRQDRARPPHRRRLRRGRPRPRPPRRARRVAGLIEHLGAGPCQVVGHSLGGLITRELLLARPELVTRAGLMASRGRADALITAVSAADIELADSGVKIPPAVSAYRQALQNLSPRTLDDEDGLRDWLGILELSGPDPSTIRAQLGLEVVPNRLPRYRRITRPCLGIAFQDDLVVRPHLSRELAAAIPAAACTEIPGCGHYGYPERPDAVNEAVIGFLGG, encoded by the coding sequence GTGACCCGGGGCGGGCTACGACGGCAGGACCGCGCTCGACCTCCCCATCGACGGCGACTGCGACGTGGTCGTCCTCGACCGCGACCTCCCCGACGTGCACGGCGCGTCGCCGGTCTGATCGAGCATCTGGGCGCGGGGCCCTGCCAGGTCGTGGGCCACTCGCTGGGCGGGCTCATCACGCGGGAACTCCTCCTGGCACGGCCCGAACTCGTCACGCGGGCCGGGCTGATGGCGAGCCGCGGACGCGCGGACGCGCTGATCACCGCCGTGTCGGCCGCCGACATCGAGCTGGCCGACAGCGGTGTCAAGATCCCTCCTGCCGTGTCCGCGTACCGGCAGGCCCTTCAGAACCTCTCACCACGGACCCTCGACGACGAGGACGGACTCCGGGACTGGCTCGGCATCCTGGAACTCTCCGGCCCCGACCCGTCGACGATCCGCGCACAACTCGGCCTGGAAGTCGTCCCGAACCGCCTTCCGCGCTACCGCCGCATCACCCGCCCGTGCCTCGGCATCGCCTTCCAGGACGACCTGGTCGTCCGCCCGCACCTCTCGCGCGAACTCGCCGCGGCCATCCCGGCGGCCGCGTGCACCGAGATACCCGGCTGCGGCCACTACGGCTACCCGGAACGGCCCGACGCGGTGAACGAGGCGGTCATCGGATTTCTGGGTGGTTGA